In one Phosphitispora fastidiosa genomic region, the following are encoded:
- a CDS encoding cytochrome c3 family protein codes for MGISRKTILIITVFSLIACGLIYILAGGFEAAAEPAVNPHGNYEVNSLCHKCHSTHSSFGSYLVLQSSQKETCYSCHDGSNSSPNIRGEFGEETIGSSVYSGTGSLHPVPTGTQKCSNCHDPHLANEKSAGGTAGLLAVGEAAYSSGNSVCGACHGGGSSLPGGDILADFVYTPHDINMDPPASGTGIKCARCHQPHGSPYDMLLRNTITGPSGVVYQVTGNNNSVCFGCHTDGIGGYAGSAVFNATYHGSKTSSTVATTTYSGTEYEATLCMNCHEPHGKTGVSYYRRAEGNALCTTCHDDESVVRPDNYSYRGIEIYNNTPHGNIDPMAMQYLYTTGTDGTEIWQASGSVEEQPVPEEPGTPAGVGSKNSISVIDSAFWVTDLAAAQDEYNYQVYKFHVTQEIDDIRQLSGKWVGYGEPTTGYPTELFVWNENTPGWEALASQQLGSPGTFTWQRTSDFDRYLDEDNDIYILARAKHDGTGPAVSSWGPRFNTTSKWADIVWTTDEEATTTVDYGTTTAYGTQLTVAGYRTSHSVRLSDLVAGQTYYYKITTVDRLGNETVETSSFDARCGSPVLTPEGDLEQDGVFNFSVTFNWNGVPDLDSQPLTYDIQISKSADFSSYSEEPNLSSTSWSTTVTHSGGVNTSNTWYWRVRAKDSYGSVSDWSTDSFTTWVNSCPILYTWNGEKFEYVTDIVAGSDVGLEMSPGKYKTPYPDEQVTISDDLLKEKDGYYVLKIKNEQNEVDFIDNLVLEAVDHPVDTRIGLNDFVRRAEPYKLYTYSENLKPVKRVTYVNNPTWSGSDAGAPIDVTELVSRIDNRHAVGKLFDDNQFTLELGDLSDAQEVKLVVVGWTEFATAADRELRVQTAGEGLQTAKSYVEVFQPDGTWKSQEIKHIPGYTKTAVIDLTGKFAEGTKEYVVRLRGLYRPHLDFIGVDTTPQADTTVTPLRLDSAELNYATPASYIKFPSPYFDYYDGRSFNLWTHEGSFTRYGDVLPLVRQIDDKLVVMDTGDELTVSFKALPPPAAGMTRSFVLKPWGYYKELSEAKVEPMPFRDMDMSLYPVSLGEYPQELKEYVKEWNTRVHKAGDNSVQNNKEIRTYDRGQSGILQRFKLLGTRVFDWVAVKLDNLAGGFTTDRPANKSSAISSNSKRLTANPVNHYSLNTDYVELEVRAVDPWVSEGYCGNCHTPHGKADASGIPFPKQLQMGQSTTCFGGGLGCHSDPDNSVHGVNIYEKFTASSDPLSHHSVDAAEQTAQGTKLDCFNCHEPHLNTATERLVDPDNRYSLYSLTSNIPEYVDDSGKVYLRVRAKHDGQEPAFTTNPYVSAMDETTASIIWATNEKVSGYLEYGPTTAYGTKVNKNYLATSFTGAMSGLQLYTNYHYRVYAVDPSGNYVLSDDRVLDSTPPVINSGPSIVNSTGASFDVTWTTNEKASRWVEYNDTVNYAVYGFAYSEGTNSTPGTSHSVHLSGLVAGTEYTYRLTSQDLRGNTTTSDNFTIMTSRSPGVPTISTVTDSAPDEFNFTLGSVWSTVYDPDPGDTVEYYMQVSTTSNFTNTIGNSGWISTTSWDIAQSCDYDAVITYYFRVKSRDNWGTESAWSTAKSITHYGPPSSCPVLYTWNGEGFEFITDLASSNVGLEKAPGQYSVPIPDLPVIVPWGKLQEKDGLYTIKIKTERDEVDFIDNLVLQAVDHPEDTRLALNDFQREDNPPVIHSYAKDIKPVKRATYINNPTYNGGPRSKPIDITAEVSKIDNRHASGTLLDDNEFIFDLGDLSGARNIKLVAIGWTEYADARERAQRVENIKKGIKPAARLLEILQPDGTWKSEKIKHFSGYTKPVAIDLTGKFPKGTTKYIVRLRGMYRPHFDFIGVDTTPDSIAKKTSLKPLTAQLQFRGMAKYTKFPSPYHDYDIVTDKTLVHEGRFTRYGDVLPLVKKIDDKMVAMDTGDELTVTFKALPPPAPGMTRTFVLKPWQYYKEYQYAKTYPMPFRDMDMSKWPDSLGEYPRELQEYVAEWNTRIHGDANDIAEYRSNEDKSGILTRLKGFLGGILDGLQGLWARLFGGSDVRIAESVYQEIPYQPHYYPEDFLEQPPEGHYSLNTNYIKLQADKGTAISVYDANSAGFGMWQSSAEPTPSAPGSPASDEFSAVLSDDSEYFTTDYYLTPNQDDGEYNYQMFRFAINEDPANLYSFNIFWKGYGENSDGYNVNLGVWNFVYSRWDDVVNQKMGSETSISIPKTVDMKPYCNKCHDGAAPQGVDLGPITRNIGSTYTGDIHGGAGGYQTYQADYGIGRVNGTIKNPYTRGNTTLQCYDCHDLHGSESLYHLKDNPNGQTPGKISGTGLANNTEFLGFCQSCHAGTLYNFHQGCLGCHREDHGDSNPPMADDFGRACASCHYHGATYPAHTSGCDHCYLGQPVKAF; via the coding sequence ATGGGCATTTCAAGAAAAACGATACTCATTATAACCGTATTTTCCCTGATAGCATGTGGTTTGATTTATATTTTAGCAGGCGGGTTTGAAGCTGCGGCGGAGCCTGCTGTAAATCCACATGGCAACTATGAGGTTAACTCACTGTGTCATAAATGCCATTCCACTCACAGCTCTTTTGGGTCGTATCTGGTGCTTCAGTCCAGCCAGAAAGAGACCTGTTATTCCTGCCATGATGGAAGCAACTCAAGCCCCAATATCAGGGGGGAGTTTGGTGAGGAAACCATCGGGTCCTCGGTATACTCAGGTACCGGTTCTTTGCACCCTGTACCTACAGGCACCCAAAAATGCAGCAACTGCCATGATCCTCACCTGGCAAACGAAAAGTCAGCTGGCGGGACTGCGGGGCTGTTAGCGGTAGGTGAGGCCGCTTATTCCTCAGGGAATTCCGTATGTGGCGCATGTCACGGCGGCGGGAGCAGTCTGCCTGGCGGGGATATTCTGGCAGATTTTGTCTATACTCCACATGATATAAATATGGACCCGCCGGCCTCGGGGACCGGGATTAAATGTGCCCGCTGCCACCAGCCCCACGGTTCGCCTTATGATATGCTTTTACGGAATACGATAACCGGTCCCAGTGGAGTGGTGTACCAGGTAACCGGGAATAACAATTCCGTTTGTTTTGGCTGCCATACTGATGGTATCGGCGGCTATGCGGGGAGTGCGGTGTTTAATGCGACCTACCATGGTTCTAAGACCTCCTCGACTGTGGCCACGACTACATACAGCGGAACCGAATATGAGGCCACACTCTGCATGAACTGCCACGAACCCCATGGGAAAACAGGTGTCTCGTACTATCGAAGAGCTGAGGGAAATGCGCTTTGTACCACATGTCATGATGACGAGTCAGTTGTTCGTCCTGATAATTATTCTTATCGTGGGATAGAAATATATAATAATACTCCTCATGGCAATATTGACCCCATGGCGATGCAGTATCTTTATACAACCGGTACAGATGGCACCGAAATTTGGCAGGCCTCCGGATCTGTTGAAGAGCAGCCGGTTCCAGAAGAGCCGGGTACTCCGGCCGGTGTCGGTTCCAAAAACAGCATCTCTGTTATAGATTCGGCATTCTGGGTTACTGACCTTGCTGCGGCTCAGGATGAGTACAACTATCAGGTTTACAAATTTCATGTCACCCAGGAAATTGATGACATCAGGCAGCTTAGCGGGAAATGGGTGGGTTACGGTGAACCCACGACAGGCTACCCCACTGAACTGTTTGTCTGGAATGAAAACACACCCGGCTGGGAGGCCCTGGCATCACAGCAACTTGGTTCCCCCGGGACATTTACATGGCAGAGGACATCAGACTTCGACAGATATCTTGATGAAGATAATGATATATATATTCTGGCCCGGGCCAAGCACGACGGGACAGGCCCGGCGGTATCGAGCTGGGGGCCCCGGTTCAATACGACATCGAAATGGGCTGATATAGTCTGGACTACAGATGAGGAGGCTACAACCACAGTAGATTACGGCACAACAACTGCTTATGGGACACAGCTTACTGTTGCCGGGTACAGGACCTCCCATTCAGTGAGGCTGTCAGACCTTGTGGCCGGCCAAACATATTATTATAAGATTACTACTGTGGACAGGCTGGGCAATGAGACAGTTGAAACGAGTTCTTTTGATGCCCGGTGTGGTTCTCCGGTGCTTACGCCGGAGGGGGATCTGGAACAGGACGGTGTCTTTAATTTCAGTGTGACCTTTAACTGGAACGGTGTTCCTGACCTTGACAGTCAGCCATTAACCTATGACATTCAAATCAGCAAGTCTGCAGATTTCAGTTCTTATTCAGAAGAGCCTAATCTCAGTTCCACCAGCTGGTCCACTACCGTAACCCATTCGGGGGGGGTCAATACTTCCAATACCTGGTACTGGAGAGTGAGGGCCAAAGACAGCTACGGCTCGGTATCAGACTGGTCAACCGACAGCTTCACGACTTGGGTCAACTCCTGCCCAATTTTATATACCTGGAATGGTGAGAAATTTGAATATGTTACTGATATTGTGGCAGGGTCAGATGTTGGGCTTGAGATGTCCCCGGGCAAATACAAGACCCCTTATCCGGATGAACAGGTCACAATTTCGGATGACCTTCTTAAAGAAAAAGACGGGTATTATGTCCTTAAAATTAAGAACGAACAAAATGAAGTAGACTTTATTGACAACCTGGTCCTGGAAGCAGTAGACCATCCTGTAGACACCCGTATCGGCCTCAATGACTTTGTCCGGAGAGCGGAACCATATAAGCTGTATACCTACAGTGAAAATCTTAAGCCGGTTAAAAGGGTCACTTATGTCAATAATCCTACCTGGAGCGGCAGCGACGCCGGCGCTCCCATAGATGTGACAGAGCTTGTCAGCAGGATTGACAATAGACACGCTGTCGGCAAGTTATTTGATGATAACCAATTTACTCTCGAACTTGGGGACCTGAGTGATGCTCAGGAAGTCAAGCTTGTGGTGGTTGGCTGGACCGAGTTTGCCACCGCTGCTGACAGGGAGCTAAGGGTGCAGACGGCCGGAGAGGGACTGCAAACGGCGAAGAGCTACGTTGAAGTATTCCAGCCGGACGGTACATGGAAGTCTCAGGAAATAAAGCACATCCCAGGGTATACCAAGACCGCTGTAATCGATCTTACCGGAAAATTTGCAGAGGGTACCAAAGAATATGTGGTCAGGCTCAGGGGATTATACCGGCCCCATCTGGATTTTATCGGGGTTGACACTACCCCGCAGGCAGATACAACTGTAACACCTCTTAGATTGGATAGCGCTGAGCTCAATTATGCCACCCCTGCATCCTACATAAAATTTCCGTCTCCATACTTTGATTATTATGATGGCAGGAGCTTCAACCTCTGGACTCATGAGGGCAGCTTCACCAGGTATGGTGACGTTCTACCCCTGGTCCGGCAGATTGATGATAAGCTGGTAGTTATGGACACAGGTGATGAACTTACAGTATCGTTTAAGGCCCTTCCCCCTCCGGCTGCCGGGATGACCAGGTCCTTTGTCTTAAAGCCCTGGGGATATTATAAGGAATTATCGGAGGCCAAGGTTGAGCCTATGCCTTTCAGGGACATGGACATGTCACTGTACCCTGTTTCGCTGGGGGAATATCCCCAGGAACTGAAGGAATACGTTAAAGAGTGGAATACCAGAGTCCATAAAGCTGGGGACAATTCCGTTCAAAATAACAAAGAAATCCGGACTTACGACCGGGGCCAGTCCGGTATCCTGCAAAGGTTTAAGTTACTGGGTACGAGGGTATTTGACTGGGTGGCAGTCAAGCTGGACAACCTTGCAGGCGGTTTTACAACTGACCGTCCGGCAAATAAGAGTTCTGCCATCTCTTCCAATTCAAAGAGACTTACTGCTAATCCGGTTAATCATTATTCACTGAATACCGATTATGTGGAACTGGAAGTGCGGGCTGTTGACCCGTGGGTTTCGGAGGGCTATTGCGGCAACTGCCATACTCCTCACGGTAAAGCTGATGCCTCCGGAATTCCCTTCCCCAAGCAGCTCCAGATGGGGCAGAGCACTACATGCTTTGGCGGGGGGCTGGGATGTCACAGTGACCCGGATAATTCCGTCCATGGCGTAAACATCTATGAAAAGTTCACCGCCAGTTCCGATCCGCTGTCACATCACAGTGTTGATGCCGCGGAACAAACGGCTCAGGGAACCAAGCTGGATTGTTTTAACTGCCATGAACCACATTTGAATACAGCCACAGAACGGCTGGTAGACCCCGATAACAGGTACAGCCTTTACTCTCTTACCAGCAACATACCTGAATATGTGGATGATTCCGGGAAGGTCTACCTGCGGGTTAGAGCCAAGCATGATGGACAAGAACCGGCATTTACCACAAATCCCTATGTATCTGCTATGGATGAAACCACTGCCAGCATTATCTGGGCTACCAATGAAAAGGTATCGGGTTATTTGGAATATGGTCCTACCACTGCTTACGGGACCAAGGTTAACAAAAATTATCTGGCTACTTCCTTTACCGGAGCCATGTCGGGACTGCAGCTATATACCAACTATCATTACCGGGTTTATGCTGTTGACCCGTCAGGAAACTATGTGCTTTCAGATGACCGGGTACTCGACAGCACCCCTCCGGTGATAAATTCCGGGCCGTCAATTGTTAATTCAACAGGCGCTTCGTTCGATGTCACCTGGACAACCAATGAAAAGGCTTCCCGGTGGGTAGAGTATAATGATACTGTTAATTATGCTGTTTATGGTTTTGCATATTCGGAAGGAACCAACAGCACGCCGGGCACTTCTCACAGTGTTCACCTGAGCGGACTGGTTGCGGGAACGGAATATACTTACCGGCTGACATCACAGGATCTGCGCGGCAACACAACTACCAGTGATAATTTCACCATAATGACAAGCAGATCTCCCGGAGTACCGACTATCTCGACTGTCACTGATTCGGCACCTGATGAATTTAATTTTACATTAGGCTCTGTCTGGAGTACGGTTTATGACCCTGATCCGGGTGATACAGTTGAGTATTATATGCAGGTGAGCACCACCAGTAACTTTACCAATACGATTGGCAATTCCGGCTGGATAAGTACCACCAGCTGGGATATTGCCCAATCATGTGATTATGATGCGGTGATTACTTATTATTTCAGGGTAAAATCCCGGGATAACTGGGGAACTGAATCTGCCTGGTCAACGGCAAAATCAATTACTCATTACGGGCCGCCCAGTTCATGTCCTGTCCTGTATACCTGGAATGGGGAAGGGTTTGAGTTTATTACTGACCTCGCCAGTTCCAATGTGGGACTGGAGAAGGCCCCGGGCCAGTATTCGGTGCCGATTCCGGACCTGCCGGTGATTGTTCCGTGGGGTAAATTGCAGGAAAAAGACGGTCTATATACAATTAAAATCAAAACAGAACGGGACGAAGTCGATTTTATAGACAACCTGGTCCTGCAGGCTGTAGACCATCCGGAGGATACCAGATTAGCTTTAAATGATTTTCAGCGGGAGGACAACCCGCCGGTTATTCATAGTTATGCCAAGGATATTAAACCTGTTAAAAGAGCCACCTATATTAACAATCCCACATATAATGGCGGCCCAAGGTCCAAACCTATTGATATTACTGCAGAGGTAAGTAAAATTGACAACCGGCACGCCAGTGGGACACTGCTTGATGATAATGAGTTTATCTTTGACCTGGGAGATTTAAGTGGCGCCAGGAACATTAAGTTGGTAGCCATTGGCTGGACTGAGTATGCCGATGCCCGGGAACGGGCGCAGCGGGTGGAAAACATTAAAAAGGGGATTAAACCAGCCGCGAGATTATTAGAAATTCTGCAGCCTGATGGCACCTGGAAATCTGAAAAAATTAAGCACTTTTCCGGTTATACCAAGCCGGTAGCTATTGACCTGACAGGGAAATTTCCCAAAGGGACGACAAAATATATAGTCAGGCTCAGAGGCATGTACAGACCACACTTTGATTTTATTGGTGTCGATACGACCCCTGATTCCATTGCCAAAAAAACCAGCCTGAAACCATTGACAGCACAGCTGCAGTTTCGCGGAATGGCAAAGTATACCAAGTTTCCATCGCCATATCACGATTATGATATAGTAACAGACAAAACCCTGGTTCATGAAGGTAGGTTCACCCGTTACGGAGATGTGCTACCACTGGTTAAGAAAATAGATGACAAGATGGTAGCAATGGATACAGGTGATGAGCTTACCGTGACTTTTAAGGCTCTGCCGCCTCCCGCGCCGGGCATGACCAGGACTTTCGTCTTAAAGCCGTGGCAGTATTATAAGGAATATCAGTATGCCAAAACTTATCCTATGCCTTTCCGGGATATGGATATGTCTAAATGGCCTGATTCGTTAGGGGAATATCCCAGGGAGCTGCAGGAATACGTGGCAGAATGGAACACCCGAATTCATGGTGATGCCAATGATATCGCTGAATACCGTTCAAATGAGGACAAATCCGGCATCCTTACCAGGCTTAAGGGATTCCTGGGCGGGATACTGGATGGGCTGCAGGGGTTGTGGGCCAGGTTATTCGGCGGGTCAGATGTCAGGATAGCTGAATCGGTATATCAGGAAATACCATATCAACCCCATTATTATCCGGAAGATTTCCTGGAGCAGCCTCCTGAAGGCCATTATTCATTAAATACAAACTATATTAAGTTACAGGCAGACAAAGGTACTGCGATCAGCGTGTATGATGCGAATTCTGCAGGGTTTGGCATGTGGCAGAGCAGCGCTGAACCTACGCCGTCAGCGCCTGGCAGCCCGGCATCTGATGAATTCTCTGCAGTCCTAAGTGATGATAGTGAGTATTTCACCACTGACTATTATCTGACCCCCAATCAGGATGATGGGGAATACAATTACCAGATGTTTAGGTTTGCCATCAATGAAGACCCGGCAAACCTGTATAGCTTCAACATTTTCTGGAAGGGCTATGGGGAAAACTCTGATGGCTACAATGTTAACTTAGGAGTATGGAACTTTGTTTACTCAAGGTGGGATGATGTTGTTAACCAGAAAATGGGTTCAGAAACCAGTATCAGTATCCCAAAGACGGTTGATATGAAGCCATACTGTAATAAGTGCCACGATGGTGCGGCGCCCCAGGGTGTGGACCTGGGTCCGATAACCAGGAACATTGGTTCTACCTATACCGGTGATATCCATGGCGGCGCCGGCGGTTATCAGACCTACCAGGCGGATTATGGCATTGGGCGTGTTAACGGGACTATTAAGAACCCATATACCCGGGGCAATACGACCTTGCAGTGCTATGACTGCCACGACCTGCACGGTTCAGAAAGTCTCTATCACCTGAAGGATAATCCCAATGGGCAGACACCGGGGAAAATTTCCGGTACCGGCTTGGCCAATAACACTGAGTTTCTTGGTTTTTGCCAGAGCTGCCATGCCGGAACTCTGTACAATTTCCATCAGGGATGCCTGGGGTGTCACCGGGAGGACCATGGGGACAGCAATCCGCCGATGGCAGATGATTTTGGCAGGGCGTGTGCCAGCTGCCATTATCATGGCGCTACCTATCCGGCACATACTTCCGGATGTGACCACTGTTACCTTGGCCAGCCGGTTAAAGCCTTTTAA
- a CDS encoding citrate/2-methylcitrate synthase has protein sequence MIDNNNSEFIDQLTALAKKNNKIRSENYARYDVKKGLRNSNGTGVLVGLTGIGEVHGYIIDEGEKIPVEGRLNYRGINVSDLVSGFQNEARHGFEEVCYLLLFGELPSAEQLEKFSDLVGQFRILPEGFLRDMILKAPSKDIMNKLARSILASYSYDPNPDDTRMKNVLRQSIELIGQFPTMTAYGYQAMAHYHKNESMFIHKPNPKLGTAENFLLMIRQDGKYSKTEADTLDLSLVLHAEHGGGNNSAFTTRVVSSSGTDTYSAIAAAVGSLKGPRHGGANIKVMQMMTNIKENISDWKDMNEIEWYLEKILAREAFDKSGLIYGLGHAIYTVSDPRAELLKQKAFELAEEKNKVDEYNLYLAIEDLAPKVFSRVRKSNKNLCINVDFYSGFVYSMLNIPLELCTPLFAVARVPGWCSHRIEEMVTVKTIMRPAYKSVVNQKDYVPLHDR, from the coding sequence ATGATAGATAATAATAATTCTGAATTTATTGACCAGCTCACAGCACTGGCCAAAAAGAACAATAAAATAAGAAGCGAAAATTATGCCCGGTATGATGTCAAAAAAGGGCTCAGGAACAGCAATGGGACAGGTGTGCTGGTTGGCCTGACAGGAATCGGTGAGGTTCACGGCTACATTATAGATGAAGGTGAAAAAATCCCGGTTGAGGGTCGGCTTAATTACCGGGGTATCAACGTAAGTGACCTGGTCAGCGGGTTTCAAAACGAAGCCCGCCACGGTTTCGAAGAGGTGTGTTACCTGCTGCTTTTCGGTGAGCTTCCCAGTGCAGAGCAGCTGGAGAAATTCAGTGATCTTGTTGGCCAGTTCAGGATACTGCCTGAAGGTTTTCTCAGGGATATGATTCTCAAGGCGCCCAGTAAGGACATTATGAATAAACTGGCCCGAAGTATCCTGGCCAGCTATTCTTATGATCCCAACCCCGATGATACCAGGATGAAAAATGTCCTCAGGCAGAGTATTGAGTTAATCGGACAATTCCCGACCATGACGGCATATGGGTATCAGGCAATGGCTCACTACCACAAGAATGAGAGTATGTTTATTCACAAGCCTAACCCGAAGCTGGGGACGGCAGAGAATTTCCTGCTGATGATTCGCCAGGATGGTAAATACAGCAAGACAGAAGCCGACACTCTGGACCTGTCTCTTGTTCTCCACGCCGAACATGGCGGAGGAAATAATTCCGCTTTTACAACACGTGTAGTCTCTTCCTCTGGAACAGACACATACTCGGCCATAGCCGCAGCCGTCGGCTCCCTTAAAGGTCCCCGGCACGGCGGGGCAAATATAAAAGTAATGCAAATGATGACAAATATTAAGGAAAATATCTCGGATTGGAAAGACATGAATGAAATAGAATGGTATCTTGAAAAAATTCTGGCCCGGGAAGCCTTTGATAAATCAGGGCTCATTTATGGTCTGGGACATGCCATCTATACAGTTTCTGATCCAAGGGCTGAACTGCTTAAACAGAAGGCCTTTGAACTGGCCGAAGAGAAAAACAAGGTGGATGAGTACAATCTCTACTTGGCAATTGAAGATTTAGCCCCAAAGGTATTTTCAAGGGTCAGAAAATCAAACAAAAATCTCTGTATTAATGTTGATTTTTACTCAGGTTTCGTATACAGCATGCTAAACATTCCCCTGGAGCTGTGCACACCACTGTTTGCGGTTGCCCGGGTACCGGGGTGGTGTTCTCACAGAATAGAGGAAATGGTAACAGTTAAGACGATAATGCGTCCTGCTTATAAAAGTGTAGTTAACCAAAAAGATTATGTGCCTTTGCACGACAGGTAA
- a CDS encoding DUF3231 family protein: MVQIGNIHFGKAQTAVEPTISIMEAGMLWDLTTARYKCLEETRIYHSFAHDEELKAMLAYGIRFLEDQVNVLEKQMSLYRIPMPYQPPKSVNRAENDMVFNDSFIFAQVFDGCQIFIDQIARVSRCILTNDPLRHIMVDFLTSELSLFDKLVKFAKVKGWLQVTPVFKPE, encoded by the coding sequence ATGGTGCAGATTGGTAATATTCATTTTGGAAAAGCCCAGACTGCGGTTGAGCCTACCATCAGTATCATGGAAGCAGGCATGCTGTGGGATTTGACCACAGCCAGATATAAGTGTCTTGAGGAAACAAGGATCTATCACAGTTTCGCCCACGATGAGGAACTAAAGGCAATGTTGGCCTATGGAATCAGATTCCTGGAAGACCAGGTGAATGTACTGGAAAAACAGATGTCCCTATACAGAATTCCGATGCCCTACCAGCCACCTAAAAGTGTCAATAGGGCCGAAAACGACATGGTATTCAATGACAGTTTTATTTTTGCCCAAGTCTTTGACGGCTGTCAGATTTTTATTGACCAAATTGCGCGGGTCAGTCGATGCATTTTGACAAATGACCCACTGCGCCACATAATGGTAGATTTCCTCACCAGTGAACTTTCCCTTTTTGATAAGCTGGTCAAGTTTGCCAAAGTTAAAGGCTGGCTCCAGGTAACTCCGGTATTTAAACCGGAATAA
- a CDS encoding DEAD/DEAH box helicase: MQTFNELGLSQPVARAITDMGFEATTPIQEQTIIPALSGRDIIGQAQTGTGKTAAFGIPLVEKADTGNDKIDGLVVTPTRELAIQVAEEINKIGQHKGVRALPIYGGQDITRQIRALKNRPQIIVGTPGRLMDHMRRKTVRLQQVSVVVLDEADEMLNMGFIEDIETILEEVPTERQTLLFSATMPKAIQNLARRFMIDPKSVSVGTKEVTVPNTEQTYIEVQEKQKFDVLCRLLDIQSPDRAIIFGRTKKRVDEIAEGLNKRGYSAEGIHGDLTQSKRDSVIRNFKKSVTEILVATDVAARGLDITDVTHVYNFDIPQDPEGYVHRIGRTGRAGKSGMAVTLVTPRELNQLRLIEQITKRKIMRKPIPTVNEAIESQQQLAVNKLMQTLDEGGTHQYKEMAESLLETNDSVSLLSAALKLLAKETDTTPVTLTEPVAMRQKKQSYDKRSRTAPQGRGERNKSFRSNNKRPKRSKKIS, encoded by the coding sequence TTGCAAACATTTAACGAGCTTGGGTTAAGCCAACCGGTTGCCCGGGCTATAACAGATATGGGGTTTGAAGCAACAACTCCCATTCAGGAACAAACAATTATACCTGCACTAAGCGGCAGGGATATTATCGGTCAGGCTCAAACCGGGACCGGTAAAACAGCGGCCTTTGGGATTCCACTGGTGGAAAAGGCGGATACCGGAAATGACAAAATCGACGGATTAGTGGTTACACCAACCAGGGAACTGGCTATTCAGGTAGCTGAGGAAATAAACAAGATTGGTCAGCATAAGGGTGTTCGGGCGCTGCCTATTTACGGAGGGCAGGATATTACCCGCCAGATCAGGGCGCTGAAAAACCGGCCTCAGATAATTGTGGGGACACCGGGGCGTTTGATGGACCACATGAGAAGGAAAACTGTCAGACTGCAGCAGGTATCTGTAGTGGTCCTTGATGAAGCAGATGAGATGCTGAATATGGGGTTTATAGAGGATATTGAAACAATTCTTGAGGAAGTCCCCACAGAGCGGCAGACCTTGCTTTTTTCGGCCACAATGCCCAAGGCCATCCAAAATTTGGCGCGGCGGTTTATGATTGACCCGAAATCTGTCAGTGTGGGGACTAAAGAGGTTACGGTCCCAAATACAGAGCAGACTTACATTGAGGTACAGGAAAAGCAGAAGTTCGATGTGCTCTGCCGTTTACTTGATATTCAGTCACCCGACCGGGCCATTATATTTGGCCGGACTAAAAAGAGGGTGGATGAGATTGCTGAAGGGCTCAACAAACGGGGATACTCTGCTGAAGGGATACATGGGGATCTTACCCAGAGCAAGCGGGACAGTGTCATTCGTAATTTCAAGAAAAGTGTTACCGAAATATTGGTGGCTACTGATGTCGCTGCCCGCGGTCTGGACATCACTGATGTTACCCATGTTTATAATTTCGATATTCCTCAGGACCCGGAGGGTTATGTCCACCGGATTGGACGAACAGGGCGGGCAGGTAAAAGCGGAATGGCTGTAACCTTAGTTACTCCCAGAGAACTCAATCAGCTAAGGTTAATTGAGCAAATCACCAAGCGAAAAATTATGCGGAAACCAATCCCGACCGTGAATGAAGCCATAGAGAGCCAACAGCAGTTAGCAGTTAATAAGCTGATGCAAACACTTGATGAGGGTGGTACTCACCAATATAAGGAAATGGCGGAAAGTCTGCTTGAGACCAATGATTCGGTTTCTTTATTATCAGCGGCGCTGAAACTTTTGGCTAAAGAAACCGACACCACACCGGTAACCTTGACCGAACCGGTTGCGATGCGGCAAAAGAAGCAGTCCTACGATAAGCGCAGTCGTACAGCTCCTCAGGGCAGAGGTGAAAGAAATAAAAGCTTCAGGTCTAATAATAAGAGGCCCAAAAGATCTAAGAAGATTTCATAG
- a CDS encoding cold-shock protein gives MQGKVKWFNAEKGFGFIESNEGGDIFVHFSAIQSEGFKTLNEGQDVEFDVVEGNRGLQAANVIGL, from the coding sequence ATGCAAGGTAAAGTAAAATGGTTCAATGCAGAAAAAGGTTTTGGCTTTATTGAAAGTAATGAGGGTGGCGACATCTTTGTTCACTTCTCAGCGATTCAGAGCGAAGGTTTCAAGACTCTGAACGAAGGCCAGGATGTAGAATTTGATGTTGTCGAAGGCAACCGCGGCTTACAAGCAGCCAATGTAATCGGTCTGTAA
- a CDS encoding Panacea domain-containing protein: MEWYSDVLNFKGHGKSMTGLVYQHLPMGAVPLGYNEILSLPSIKVEEEYINDYVGYKIHPNQEINISSFSLDELNILQRVANFFRTKNTDEVVAYMHSEAAYIKTRPNELIPYSLTEEVRPLDD, translated from the coding sequence TTGGAATGGTATTCTGATGTCCTGAATTTTAAAGGGCACGGTAAATCTATGACAGGACTAGTGTATCAACATTTGCCAATGGGAGCCGTTCCATTGGGATATAATGAAATTCTCTCATTGCCGTCAATTAAAGTAGAGGAAGAATATATTAACGATTACGTTGGTTACAAAATTCACCCTAATCAGGAAATTAATATTTCGTCATTTTCACTTGATGAGTTAAATATTCTACAACGAGTTGCCAACTTTTTTAGAACCAAAAACACAGACGAGGTTGTGGCGTATATGCATAGTGAAGCAGCTTATATAAAGACAAGACCTAATGAGCTTATTCCTTATAGTTTGACAGAAGAAGTACGACCTTTGGATGACTAA